From one Paenibacillus sp. FSL K6-1330 genomic stretch:
- the leuD gene encoding 3-isopropylmalate dehydratase small subunit — MQAFTKLHGIVAPVDRVNVDTDAIIPKQFLKRIERTGFGQFLFYEWRFDEEGGNIDTFSLNQPRYQGSTILISRANFGCGSSREHAPWAILDYGFRVVIAPSFADIFYNNCFKNGILPIKLSEEQVEELFQRTEATEGYKLNVDLESKTITDDQGLHIDFDLDEHRRQFLLQGLDDIGLTLQHESAIDAYEKKHGERLFA; from the coding sequence ATGCAAGCATTTACGAAATTACACGGTATAGTCGCACCTGTGGACCGGGTGAATGTAGATACGGACGCCATTATTCCGAAACAGTTTTTGAAGCGGATTGAACGTACAGGATTTGGACAGTTTCTGTTTTACGAATGGCGGTTTGATGAAGAGGGAGGCAATATCGACACCTTCTCGCTGAATCAGCCCCGCTACCAAGGCTCAACCATCCTGATTTCCCGTGCCAACTTTGGCTGCGGCTCTTCCCGTGAGCATGCCCCTTGGGCGATTCTCGACTACGGATTCCGCGTGGTCATCGCTCCATCGTTTGCTGATATTTTCTACAATAACTGCTTTAAGAACGGGATTCTACCGATCAAACTGTCGGAGGAGCAAGTGGAGGAACTGTTCCAGCGCACAGAAGCTACAGAAGGTTATAAGCTGAACGTCGATCTGGAGAGCAAAACGATTACAGATGATCAAGGACTCCATATTGACTTTGATCTCGACGAGCACCGCCGTCAATTCCTGCTTCAAGGACTGGATGACATCGGATTGACACTGCAGCATGAAAGTGCAATCGATGCTTACGAGAAGAAGCATGGGGAGCGTCTGTTCGCTTAA
- a CDS encoding N-acetylmuramoyl-L-alanine amidase family protein has protein sequence MKKLGFVMMLIVFLLAFPKSGEASSSNASIFLDGEPLNLSSGVQVANMKGNVMIPIRVVSENLGFKVGWEKASQTVTVENSEKAVRMVVGSQQAEMNGAQVELNLAPVLNGQNTLVPLRFVSEQMGLDVKWDNQTKAVFLSSSIPTVSEGEVDPADGNHSGSETPPPVESGNQAAMTGLSFSDNRLMIATDGTVTPKVSSITGPDRIVIDLPNTVFSSSFLDGHAANAQSGGSMAITDYPDVMNVRYAMFSDNPSTARIVIDLTGPKSYGVTQEAGLIIVDLNAEGDILVPPVPPVTANGKKTVVIDAGHGGIKPGSISISGKTEKSFNLDLSLKVEALLKNEKDLNVVMTRSDDSHLELSDRTKIANNLNADIFVSIHANSSTTSSPNGTETLYTRDSSKSLANIMHKHLIKATGLKDRSAKYSNLHVTRETKMPAVLLEIGFLSNKGDEAQLFNDDFQNRVAQGIVAGIKEYLQVQ, from the coding sequence ATGAAGAAGTTAGGGTTTGTAATGATGTTGATAGTCTTCTTGCTGGCGTTTCCGAAAAGTGGCGAAGCCAGTTCTTCAAATGCAAGCATTTTTCTTGACGGAGAACCATTGAATTTGTCTTCGGGCGTTCAGGTAGCCAACATGAAAGGTAACGTGATGATTCCGATCCGCGTGGTATCCGAGAATCTCGGGTTCAAGGTAGGTTGGGAGAAGGCCAGTCAAACGGTAACGGTCGAGAACAGTGAGAAGGCTGTTCGTATGGTGGTCGGCAGCCAACAGGCTGAGATGAACGGTGCCCAGGTTGAACTGAACTTGGCCCCTGTCTTAAATGGACAGAACACGCTTGTGCCGCTCCGGTTTGTGAGTGAGCAGATGGGGCTTGATGTGAAATGGGACAACCAAACAAAGGCTGTGTTCCTCTCCAGCTCCATTCCAACGGTTTCTGAAGGAGAGGTTGATCCTGCTGACGGAAACCATTCGGGCAGTGAAACGCCCCCGCCTGTCGAATCAGGAAACCAGGCTGCAATGACAGGGCTTAGCTTTAGCGACAACCGGTTGATGATTGCTACAGATGGTACGGTTACGCCGAAAGTATCCAGCATAACGGGACCGGACCGGATTGTGATCGATCTTCCAAATACCGTCTTCTCTTCTTCGTTCTTGGATGGACATGCAGCGAATGCACAAAGCGGCGGTTCGATGGCAATCACGGATTATCCTGACGTTATGAATGTACGATATGCCATGTTCAGTGACAATCCGTCAACCGCGCGTATTGTCATCGACCTGACAGGTCCTAAAAGTTATGGGGTAACCCAAGAAGCGGGGCTCATTATTGTTGATCTGAACGCCGAAGGGGATATCCTCGTGCCTCCAGTTCCGCCGGTAACCGCCAACGGCAAGAAGACGGTTGTCATTGATGCCGGTCATGGAGGAATCAAGCCTGGCTCGATTAGTATTTCAGGAAAGACGGAGAAATCTTTCAATTTGGATCTTTCTCTGAAGGTTGAAGCACTTCTGAAGAATGAGAAAGATCTCAATGTCGTGATGACTCGCAGTGATGATTCTCATCTTGAACTTAGTGATCGCACTAAGATCGCGAATAATCTGAATGCAGATATATTCGTATCCATTCACGCCAACAGCAGCACGACCAGCAGTCCGAATGGTACCGAAACTCTGTATACGAGAGATTCAAGCAAATCCTTGGCGAATATTATGCATAAACATCTGATCAAAGCGACAGGTTTGAAAGATCGCAGCGCTAAGTACAGCAATCTTCATGTTACGAGAGAAACGAAGATGCCAGCCGTCCTGCTCGAGATTGGCTTTTTGAGCAACAAGGGTGACGAAGCCCAGTTGTTTAATGACGATTTCCAGAATCGTGTTGCACAAGGTATTGTAGCGGGTATTAAAGAATATCTTCAAGTACAATAA
- a CDS encoding GerMN domain-containing protein, translating into MNKKYWMTGLLALLLAFSAGCGQKPTAAPADTNPETEAGEVQTPQDNPGGTAADDHKEDDATSVNAGEGASTPPQNTTGESTGTPVDTKDVNATEDQAKKANIKLYYTDPEMMDLKEASKEITYSGEEDKYKKAFEGLQTSSDAELSPLWSDKITLKSLKFDKGALTLDITKPAEANLGSGGEMFAIDALQKTFFQFDEVQSLELLVDGNQIESLMGHVELEHPMTRK; encoded by the coding sequence ATGAACAAAAAATATTGGATGACAGGATTGCTGGCGCTACTGCTTGCATTTAGTGCCGGCTGTGGACAGAAGCCGACAGCAGCCCCTGCCGACACAAATCCGGAGACAGAAGCAGGAGAAGTACAAACGCCGCAGGATAATCCGGGGGGGACGGCTGCTGATGATCATAAGGAAGATGACGCAACATCAGTAAACGCGGGCGAGGGAGCAAGCACACCGCCGCAGAATACAACCGGTGAAAGTACTGGAACGCCTGTGGATACAAAGGATGTGAATGCAACGGAGGACCAAGCGAAGAAGGCCAATATTAAACTCTATTATACGGACCCCGAGATGATGGATCTGAAAGAGGCAAGCAAAGAAATCACGTACTCGGGTGAAGAAGATAAATATAAGAAAGCCTTTGAAGGACTTCAAACGAGCAGTGATGCCGAACTAAGTCCACTATGGTCGGATAAGATTACGCTGAAGTCACTTAAGTTTGATAAAGGAGCTTTGACGCTGGATATCACCAAACCAGCCGAAGCCAACCTCGGATCCGGAGGGGAAATGTTTGCGATTGATGCCTTGCAGAAAACCTTCTTCCAGTTCGATGAGGTGCAGTCTCTGGAATTGCTAGTAGACGGTAATCAGATCGAAAGCTTAATGGGACATGTTGAGCTAGAGCATCCAATGACCCGGAAATAG